The following proteins are encoded in a genomic region of Hoeflea phototrophica DFL-43:
- a CDS encoding GGDEF domain-containing protein, with protein MRIEKIFEIRTMRQVYKLAAITTGFAVMIPVLTFAIPFVFFGWPYLGVFAIAFFPAVLIPLLITPPIAILILNLFRVQALTIDKVDQYIRYDTLTGVLTRAYLLGKTRDALPSGGAFMMIDADHFKKINDTHGHDVGDEALRKMAEILRKGVCGEALIGRLGGEEFGVFLPGATESEAAAAANRLCDLVREEGRVIGGNDIALTVSIGCAVHRDGNSLESTVKLADEALYQAKRSGRDRYFVANATKPMPALALKGRITG; from the coding sequence ATGCGCATCGAGAAAATCTTTGAAATTCGGACCATGCGTCAGGTCTACAAGCTGGCGGCCATCACCACCGGCTTTGCGGTGATGATCCCGGTTCTCACCTTCGCCATTCCCTTTGTGTTTTTCGGCTGGCCCTACCTCGGCGTCTTCGCAATCGCCTTTTTCCCGGCGGTGCTGATTCCGCTGCTGATCACGCCTCCCATCGCGATTTTGATCCTCAACCTGTTTCGGGTTCAGGCCCTGACCATCGACAAGGTTGATCAATACATCCGCTACGATACGCTCACAGGCGTGCTGACGCGCGCTTACCTGCTTGGCAAGACAAGGGACGCTCTGCCCTCAGGTGGGGCATTTATGATGATCGATGCCGACCACTTCAAGAAGATAAACGACACCCACGGCCATGATGTTGGCGATGAAGCGCTCAGGAAAATGGCCGAAATCCTGCGAAAAGGGGTTTGCGGAGAGGCCCTGATCGGACGCTTGGGCGGCGAGGAATTCGGTGTTTTTCTCCCCGGAGCAACAGAAAGCGAAGCCGCGGCGGCCGCCAACCGTCTTTGCGATCTGGTGCGGGAAGAGGGCAGGGTGATTGGCGGCAATGACATTGCTCTTACGGTGAGCATAGGCTGCGCTGTCCACCGCGACGGCAATAGCCTTGAGAGCACGGTCAAGCTTGCCGATGAGGCGCTCTATCAGGCCAAGCGCAGCGGCCGGGATCGCTATTTTGTCGCCAACGCGACCAAACCCATGCCCGCACTTGCGCTCAAGGGCAGGATCACCGGTTGA
- a CDS encoding MAPEG family protein, translating to MQTFTAALAAVGIYAALNMAILIWISIETGRLRGKHKVSIGDGGVEHLVRIMRGHANAVENMPMFFVLILTGALLGMPVLAAHVLGAAFTIGRGLHAWHFIQEDAPGWQRASGFSLSFLAQLVLLIGLLAHGVMALAG from the coding sequence ATGCAGACTTTCACAGCGGCGCTGGCCGCCGTCGGGATCTACGCGGCACTCAACATGGCGATCCTGATCTGGATCTCGATCGAAACCGGGCGGTTGCGCGGCAAGCACAAGGTCTCGATCGGTGATGGCGGGGTGGAGCACCTCGTCCGGATCATGCGTGGCCACGCCAATGCGGTGGAGAACATGCCAATGTTCTTCGTGCTGATACTGACCGGCGCGCTTCTGGGCATGCCGGTGCTGGCAGCCCATGTGCTGGGCGCCGCCTTCACCATCGGCCGTGGCCTGCATGCCTGGCATTTCATTCAGGAAGACGCGCCCGGCTGGCAGCGCGCCAGCGGTTTTTCCCTTTCATTTCTGGCTCAACTGGTGCTGCTGATCGGGCTATTGGCGCATGGAGTGATGGCTCTGGCGGGCTGA
- a CDS encoding chloride channel protein, with the protein MLDILRATPARIKQWVTPNIRAYLENRQPMIWALSLLIGLSVALAAIAFRWLIGVVQLYWLGDSSEQVFSAARNTPWYMILAGPLIGGVVVGVIIWKFLPSRRTGGVADVIEARALAGRRLSLREGIISAFATAFSLGAGASAGREGPVIHLGATLASAMGQRLSLPDWSRRTLLAAGVASAISASFNAPIAGVLFAHEVILGHYAMRAFVPIVISSAAGAILSRAWFGDAAAFIVPEYQITSYFEFPAFALLGVVCALVAVAFQFALFAADYVARRSPVPVWALPIIGGVMVGLMGIAFPHILGVGYETTDLALWGQLPLVLMLTLIVMKTLATAITLAARFGGGIFSPSLYLGAMTGGAFGLIAAGVFPDLASSEALYSILGMGAVAGAVLGAPISTTVIVFELTGGYALSIALLLTVAIAHGITQALHGHSYFQWQLEMRGLFVQDGPHRTVLRNVRVMDFMTLPEDGAETAYFDPEAGTTALKLTDTLETALRAFDAGGHTRLPVVAEGSDEDGRIIGWAEQVKAVSHFNRRLIAASEEEHR; encoded by the coding sequence ATGCTCGACATCCTCCGCGCCACGCCAGCACGCATAAAGCAATGGGTCACCCCCAACATCCGCGCCTATCTCGAGAACAGGCAGCCGATGATCTGGGCGTTGTCGCTGCTGATCGGGCTGTCGGTTGCGCTGGCGGCGATCGCGTTTCGATGGCTGATCGGGGTGGTGCAGCTCTATTGGCTTGGCGACAGCTCGGAACAGGTTTTCTCCGCGGCCCGGAACACTCCCTGGTACATGATCCTCGCCGGACCCTTGATCGGCGGCGTGGTGGTCGGTGTGATCATCTGGAAATTCCTGCCCTCGCGGCGTACCGGCGGCGTGGCCGATGTGATCGAGGCGCGGGCGCTGGCCGGACGGCGGCTGTCGTTGCGCGAAGGCATCATCAGCGCGTTTGCCACGGCGTTCTCGCTCGGTGCAGGGGCCAGTGCGGGCCGCGAAGGCCCGGTGATCCATCTGGGCGCGACGCTGGCGAGCGCGATGGGGCAACGCCTGTCGCTGCCCGACTGGTCGCGCCGTACATTGCTGGCCGCAGGCGTTGCCTCGGCGATTTCGGCAAGCTTCAACGCCCCCATTGCCGGGGTGCTGTTTGCCCATGAGGTGATCCTCGGGCATTACGCCATGCGCGCCTTCGTGCCGATCGTGATCTCGTCCGCCGCCGGCGCAATCCTGTCGCGAGCCTGGTTTGGCGATGCCGCCGCCTTCATCGTGCCCGAATACCAGATCACCTCCTATTTCGAGTTTCCCGCCTTTGCACTGCTCGGCGTGGTCTGTGCCCTGGTGGCGGTGGCATTTCAGTTCGCGCTGTTTGCCGCCGACTATGTTGCCCGGCGCTCGCCGGTCCCGGTCTGGGCCCTGCCGATCATCGGCGGGGTGATGGTCGGGCTGATGGGCATTGCCTTTCCGCACATTCTCGGTGTCGGCTACGAGACCACGGATCTGGCGCTTTGGGGGCAATTGCCGCTGGTCCTGATGCTGACCCTGATCGTGATGAAGACGCTGGCGACCGCCATCACGCTGGCCGCGCGCTTCGGCGGCGGCATCTTTTCGCCCTCGCTCTATCTCGGCGCCATGACCGGTGGGGCATTCGGGCTGATTGCAGCGGGCGTGTTTCCCGATCTCGCATCAAGCGAAGCGCTCTATTCCATCCTCGGCATGGGCGCGGTGGCGGGCGCGGTTCTGGGCGCGCCGATCTCGACCACGGTGATCGTGTTCGAGCTGACCGGTGGCTACGCCTTGTCGATCGCGCTGCTGCTGACGGTGGCCATTGCGCACGGCATCACCCAGGCGCTGCACGGGCATTCCTATTTCCAGTGGCAGTTGGAAATGCGCGGGCTTTTCGTCCAGGACGGGCCGCACCGGACTGTGCTGAGAAATGTCCGGGTGATGGATTTCATGACCCTGCCGGAGGACGGCGCGGAGACCGCCTATTTCGATCCCGAGGCGGGCACGACGGCACTGAAACTGACCGACACACTGGAAACCGCATTGCGTGCCTTCGATGCCGGAGGTCATACCCGATTGCCAGTGGTGGCCGAGGGCAGCGATGAGGATGGCCGGATCATCGGCTGGGCCGAGCAGGTCAAGGCGGTGAGCCATTTCAACCGGCGCCTGATCGCAGCCAGCGAGGAAGAACACCGCTGA
- a CDS encoding thioesterase family protein, translating to MSFDAPVIAPTRGLDPAWLDYNGHLNMAYYNVLFDKAVDHAFALIGSGPDYLKSRNMSFFTAEAHVCYLRELKPDAQVNTSVQLLDHDAKRLHFYQEIRHVEGWVSATSETLLLHVDMSGPRAAEMPQDIFAKVSEMAEAHASLPRPERAGRSVQIVRKDSRGSA from the coding sequence ATGTCATTCGACGCTCCGGTGATCGCGCCCACGCGCGGACTGGACCCGGCCTGGCTCGATTACAACGGCCATCTCAACATGGCCTACTACAATGTGCTGTTCGACAAGGCTGTCGACCATGCATTTGCGCTGATTGGCAGCGGGCCGGACTATCTCAAATCACGCAATATGAGCTTTTTCACGGCGGAAGCACATGTGTGCTACCTGCGCGAGCTCAAGCCCGATGCACAGGTCAATACCTCGGTGCAGCTTCTCGATCACGACGCCAAGCGACTGCATTTCTATCAGGAAATCCGTCATGTCGAGGGCTGGGTTTCTGCGACGTCCGAAACGCTGCTGCTGCATGTCGACATGAGCGGGCCGCGCGCGGCCGAAATGCCTCAAGACATTTTCGCCAAGGTCTCGGAGATGGCCGAAGCGCACGCCAGTCTGCCGCGGCCGGAACGGGCCGGCCGTTCGGTGCAGATCGTGCGCAAAGATTCGCGTGGTTCCGCATAG
- a CDS encoding FAD-binding oxidoreductase — protein sequence MGLSNVEAGFRNEAGIETVIGVLRQRLGDRLQTGEALRAQHAHTTTYIPGQSPDAVVFPESADDVKMIVRACADHQVPVIPFGAGSSLEGQVNAPHGGISIDMARMNRVLQVNAEDLDCTVEPGVTREQLNSDLRDTGLFFPIDPGANASIGGMTATRASGTNAVRYGTMRDNVIAVTAVTASGEEIRTARRARKSSAGYDLTRLFVGSEGTLGVLTSVTLRLQGIPQAISGGVCPFPTVEAACNAVIMTIQMGIPVARIELLDALQMKACNAYSGLSYPEGPTLFLEFHGTDAGVAEQAELFAEIAADCGGGEFQWTKEAERRTELWKARHNAYWAALQLRPGAKGISTDVCVPISRLAECVTETQEDIASTGLIAPIVGHAGDGNFHVLVLMDTENPAEIAAAEAFVGRLNARALAMDGTCTGEHGIGQGKRPYLSLEMGEGVSVMRQIKQALDPKNIMNPGKVFSFDP from the coding sequence ATGGGTTTGAGCAATGTCGAGGCCGGTTTCCGCAACGAGGCGGGGATCGAAACCGTCATCGGTGTGTTGCGGCAACGGCTCGGGGACCGGCTGCAGACCGGTGAGGCGTTGCGCGCCCAGCATGCTCACACCACCACCTATATCCCCGGACAGTCGCCCGATGCGGTGGTTTTTCCCGAATCAGCCGATGACGTGAAAATGATCGTGCGCGCCTGCGCCGATCATCAGGTCCCGGTCATTCCCTTTGGCGCCGGCTCGTCGCTTGAAGGCCAGGTCAATGCGCCCCATGGCGGGATCTCCATCGACATGGCCCGCATGAACCGGGTGCTTCAGGTCAATGCCGAGGATCTCGACTGCACGGTCGAGCCGGGTGTGACCCGCGAGCAGCTCAATTCCGATCTGCGCGACACCGGACTGTTCTTCCCGATCGATCCCGGCGCCAACGCCTCGATCGGCGGCATGACTGCGACGCGCGCTTCAGGCACCAACGCGGTGCGCTACGGTACCATGCGCGACAATGTGATAGCCGTGACGGCGGTGACGGCATCGGGCGAAGAAATCCGCACCGCCCGCCGTGCCCGCAAATCCTCTGCCGGATACGATCTCACCCGGCTGTTTGTCGGTTCTGAAGGCACGCTCGGCGTGCTCACCTCGGTCACGCTCAGGCTGCAGGGCATCCCCCAGGCGATCTCCGGCGGTGTCTGCCCGTTCCCAACTGTCGAAGCTGCCTGCAATGCTGTCATCATGACCATCCAGATGGGCATTCCCGTTGCCCGGATCGAACTTCTGGATGCGCTACAGATGAAGGCCTGCAATGCTTACTCCGGCTTGTCCTACCCGGAAGGCCCGACGCTGTTTTTGGAGTTTCACGGCACCGATGCCGGGGTTGCCGAACAGGCGGAACTGTTCGCCGAGATTGCCGCGGATTGCGGCGGCGGTGAGTTCCAGTGGACCAAGGAAGCTGAACGGCGCACTGAACTGTGGAAGGCCCGCCACAATGCCTATTGGGCGGCACTGCAACTGCGCCCGGGCGCCAAGGGTATCTCAACCGATGTCTGCGTGCCGATCTCGCGGCTTGCCGAATGCGTGACCGAGACCCAGGAGGACATAGCGTCCACCGGATTGATCGCGCCGATTGTCGGCCATGCAGGAGATGGCAATTTCCATGTTCTGGTGCTCATGGACACCGAAAATCCGGCCGAGATTGCAGCCGCCGAGGCCTTTGTCGGGCGGCTCAACGCCCGCGCGCTGGCCATGGACGGCACCTGCACTGGCGAGCACGGAATAGGGCAGGGCAAGCGGCCGTATCTGTCTCTGGAAATGGGCGAGGGTGTCAGCGTCATGCGGCAGATCAAGCAGGCGCTGGACCCCAAAAACATCATGAATCCGGGCAAGGTGTTTTCGTTCGACCCGTAA
- a CDS encoding AsmA family protein — MLVLALFSALIAPYFIDWTSYRTAFEAEASRIVGQQVKVRGEADARLLPFPSVTFSDVVVGDDGEPAMTISRFSMDAELAPFLSGEVRIIDMRVENPDVAVRILEDGSLDWALKRKPTTPGDTVVLENVTVNNANITIVDEQNGRTHQIRDINARVKAGSLSGPWVIEAEGAIAGQRGGVSISTGLARDDGSIRMRMRVAPDQWPVFLETEGEARIADSKPLYDGLFNFSAFPDDNGAGTSPVRPLIVAKGDFAATNERLSIEEWRAEIGLSDDPYIVTGQATIDTGPNPDFLLIADGQQINMDRLGADQAQGDTQSAAADATVAPVSLAERFAVFNALIDRLPPPPLPGRISLNLPAIVAGGTTLREIQLQARPDGAAWLIDSFSANLPGRTVVEARGRLASGADANFNGSLTVASNQPSGLANWLVGEVDPVIRRLGAAGFSANVSLSAALQRFEALEVAIGPALLKGRLEQQLPANGRPSLSLELSGDTFDVEAARALAVLAGGGEDQGGLLTNYNVAARINADTLTLGAYSASGVETSLIWRDGELTLDRVTFEDLAGAAGSFSATLTGIDETPTGVIEGQINAASADGLFRLADRLTGGHSLVRRLGANSYAFDALDANIKLEFDPGAGTALRVDGTAGGGGIAVTATGSGLIPGGAGPRAITLRLDNPELYRVLEQAGFAVLPLEGEGPAQLTMNASAESGDGDLRIDAALASPGVSLTLDGNGAISADGLATGLFDVGLEAQDIEPFAILFSLPLPQAGAGSDMSMTASLGLDGTTVVLSGLEGTVAGNTFSGLLSFNRGSDPLSGDGRLKVDQAGLDWLGELALGPSLGAESGGSDGAAWSSVPFLPPSATMPEMRIALQAGRIDLGRAGIATDFSAELNTGNGAVALLGVDGRWFGGRLGGDMTLTNSDGTAFLLGRVRVSGADLSALDRAIHGKAALGGTFDADVSLEGTGSSIRDLVASLAGGGEFVISDLVVEGIDPGAFPRITGAADREGFEIDTSTVSTMVAGFMTGGEVRAETLKLPFTLTGGVMRFSNTEFTDGDATLSGDARVDLLGLRLQSDWRLAFEPGVEAIAGGDPSVVLGVNGLLVDPALSIDAAQMSTYLSMRAFERERREVELLQAGVVEKQRLRREVALLNERQAQRLAAEEAARLAAEEAERLAAEEAARLAAEVSEMLAAEEARRASEAAAAAEEAAIRAAEEAAIEGTQEESGDPPLIERRPLPAPSAGAAPDPLPEPPSALANEPAPSSLPQLRFENLPGVGDPIRSLIAPDG; from the coding sequence CTGTTGGTGCTGGCGCTGTTTTCAGCGCTCATCGCCCCGTATTTCATTGACTGGACGAGCTACCGCACGGCTTTTGAGGCCGAGGCGAGCCGCATTGTCGGCCAGCAGGTCAAGGTTCGCGGTGAGGCCGATGCGCGGCTGCTGCCCTTTCCCTCTGTCACCTTTTCCGATGTTGTCGTAGGCGATGACGGCGAACCGGCAATGACCATCAGCCGGTTTTCAATGGACGCTGAGCTGGCACCCTTTTTGAGCGGTGAGGTGCGTATCATCGATATGCGCGTCGAAAATCCAGATGTGGCGGTGCGCATTCTCGAAGATGGAAGCCTTGACTGGGCGCTCAAGCGCAAGCCGACGACACCGGGCGATACGGTGGTGCTTGAAAATGTCACCGTCAACAATGCGAACATCACAATCGTGGACGAGCAGAACGGCCGCACCCACCAGATCCGCGACATCAACGCTCGGGTCAAGGCTGGCTCGCTGTCAGGCCCCTGGGTGATTGAAGCCGAGGGCGCGATCGCCGGTCAGCGTGGAGGCGTCTCGATCTCCACCGGTCTTGCCCGCGATGACGGCTCAATCCGGATGCGGATGCGGGTCGCGCCCGATCAGTGGCCTGTGTTTCTGGAAACCGAAGGCGAAGCCCGGATCGCCGACAGCAAGCCGCTGTATGACGGGTTGTTCAATTTTTCCGCCTTTCCCGATGACAATGGCGCCGGCACCAGTCCAGTCCGGCCGCTGATTGTTGCCAAGGGGGATTTCGCGGCCACCAATGAACGTCTGTCGATTGAGGAATGGCGCGCTGAAATTGGTCTGTCCGATGATCCCTATATCGTGACCGGGCAGGCCACAATCGACACCGGCCCGAACCCTGATTTCTTGCTCATCGCCGATGGCCAGCAGATCAACATGGACCGGCTTGGAGCCGATCAGGCTCAAGGCGACACACAGTCTGCCGCCGCGGATGCCACGGTCGCCCCGGTGTCGCTTGCGGAGCGGTTCGCCGTCTTCAACGCGCTGATTGACCGCTTGCCGCCGCCACCCCTGCCGGGCCGGATTTCGCTCAATCTGCCGGCGATCGTTGCGGGCGGCACCACGCTGCGCGAGATCCAGCTGCAGGCCCGTCCCGACGGCGCTGCCTGGCTGATCGACAGTTTCTCCGCAAATCTTCCCGGCCGCACCGTGGTCGAGGCGCGTGGCCGGCTTGCTTCCGGCGCCGATGCGAATTTCAACGGATCGCTCACCGTGGCTTCCAACCAGCCCTCGGGACTGGCCAACTGGCTGGTGGGAGAGGTCGATCCGGTCATCCGGCGTCTGGGTGCGGCAGGCTTTTCTGCAAATGTCAGCCTTTCGGCAGCCCTGCAGCGCTTTGAAGCGCTGGAGGTCGCCATCGGGCCGGCGCTGCTCAAGGGCCGCCTCGAGCAGCAATTGCCGGCCAATGGCCGTCCGTCGCTCTCTCTCGAGCTCTCCGGCGACACCTTCGATGTCGAAGCTGCACGCGCGCTCGCGGTTCTGGCTGGCGGTGGAGAGGATCAGGGCGGGCTCTTGACCAACTACAATGTTGCCGCCCGGATCAACGCCGATACTTTGACCTTGGGTGCCTACAGCGCCTCCGGTGTGGAGACGTCGCTCATCTGGCGCGATGGTGAACTGACCCTGGACCGGGTGACGTTCGAAGACCTGGCGGGGGCTGCCGGATCTTTTTCAGCCACGCTGACCGGCATCGACGAAACACCCACCGGTGTGATCGAGGGGCAGATCAATGCGGCCAGCGCAGACGGGCTGTTCCGGCTGGCCGACCGGCTTACTGGCGGCCATTCACTGGTGCGCCGGCTCGGCGCCAACAGCTATGCCTTTGACGCGCTCGACGCCAATATCAAGCTCGAGTTCGACCCAGGCGCGGGAACTGCCTTGCGTGTGGATGGCACGGCCGGTGGCGGCGGCATTGCAGTCACCGCCACCGGTTCCGGCCTGATTCCGGGTGGCGCCGGGCCGCGTGCGATCACGCTCAGGCTGGACAATCCCGAACTCTACAGGGTGCTTGAGCAGGCCGGTTTCGCGGTGCTGCCGCTGGAAGGTGAGGGGCCTGCCCAACTGACCATGAATGCCAGCGCCGAGTCGGGCGACGGCGACCTCAGGATTGACGCTGCCCTTGCGTCCCCGGGGGTTTCGCTGACGCTGGATGGCAATGGTGCCATTTCCGCGGACGGCCTGGCGACCGGGCTGTTTGACGTGGGTCTTGAGGCTCAGGACATCGAACCATTCGCCATCCTGTTCTCGCTGCCGCTGCCCCAGGCCGGCGCTGGTTCGGATATGTCGATGACCGCAAGCCTCGGGCTCGATGGTACCACCGTGGTGCTGTCCGGACTTGAGGGTACGGTGGCGGGCAACACATTTTCCGGGCTGCTCAGTTTCAACCGCGGATCAGACCCGCTTTCGGGCGATGGGCGCCTCAAGGTCGATCAGGCCGGTCTCGACTGGCTCGGCGAACTTGCCCTGGGCCCGTCGCTCGGTGCCGAATCTGGCGGTTCCGATGGGGCTGCCTGGAGTTCGGTGCCGTTCCTGCCGCCGTCGGCCACGATGCCGGAGATGCGCATAGCGCTTCAGGCTGGCCGTATCGACCTGGGGCGTGCTGGCATTGCCACGGATTTCAGCGCGGAGCTGAACACCGGGAATGGCGCCGTCGCGCTGCTGGGTGTTGATGGCCGTTGGTTCGGCGGGCGTCTGGGTGGTGACATGACGCTGACCAATTCAGACGGCACTGCGTTTCTGCTGGGCCGGGTCCGGGTCAGTGGGGCCGATCTTTCCGCGCTGGACCGGGCAATTCACGGCAAGGCGGCACTGGGCGGAACGTTCGATGCGGACGTCAGCCTCGAAGGCACCGGCAGCTCGATCCGTGATCTGGTCGCCTCGCTTGCGGGCGGTGGTGAGTTTGTGATCAGCGATCTCGTTGTCGAAGGCATCGATCCGGGGGCATTCCCGCGCATAACGGGAGCTGCGGACCGGGAAGGGTTCGAGATCGACACCAGCACGGTCAGCACCATGGTCGCGGGTTTCATGACCGGTGGAGAGGTCCGTGCCGAAACACTCAAATTGCCCTTTACTCTGACCGGCGGTGTGATGCGCTTTTCCAATACCGAATTCACCGATGGCGACGCCACGCTCTCTGGTGATGCGCGTGTGGATCTGCTTGGTCTGCGTCTGCAATCGGACTGGCGCCTGGCCTTTGAGCCGGGTGTTGAGGCGATTGCCGGCGGCGATCCGTCCGTAGTGCTGGGCGTCAACGGGTTGCTGGTTGATCCCGCGCTCTCAATCGATGCGGCGCAAATGAGCACCTATCTTTCGATGCGCGCCTTTGAGCGGGAGCGCCGTGAGGTCGAGTTGCTGCAGGCGGGGGTCGTCGAAAAGCAGCGCCTGCGCCGCGAAGTTGCGCTGTTGAATGAACGCCAGGCGCAGCGTTTGGCCGCCGAAGAAGCGGCGCGGCTTGCCGCTGAGGAGGCCGAACGGCTTGCTGCGGAGGAAGCCGCGCGGCTGGCCGCCGAGGTGTCGGAAATGCTCGCGGCGGAAGAAGCCCGCAGGGCCAGCGAAGCCGCTGCGGCGGCTGAAGAGGCAGCGATCCGGGCCGCGGAAGAAGCCGCAATCGAAGGGACTCAAGAGGAGAGCGGTGATCCGCCTTTGATCGAACGCCGGCCTTTGCCCGCCCCCTCAGCCGGAGCCGCGCCTGACCCCTTGCCCGAGCCGCCGTCCGCGCTCGCCAATGAGCCGGCTCCAAGCAGCTTGCCGCAACTGCGCTTTGAAAACCTGCCCGGTGTTGGCGATCCGATCCGCAGCCTGATCGCGCCGGACGGCTGA
- a CDS encoding ribbon-helix-helix domain-containing protein — MMRPADKPATMRKHSVSIRGHRTSITLENAFMAALRQMADERGLAVAALIAEIDSAQETPGNLSSAIRVAVLDWALASANDRKSSNG; from the coding sequence ATGATGCGCCCGGCAGACAAACCGGCAACCATGCGCAAGCACTCGGTGAGCATTCGCGGCCACCGCACCAGCATCACCCTAGAAAACGCCTTCATGGCGGCGCTCCGGCAGATGGCCGATGAGCGCGGCCTTGCCGTTGCCGCGTTGATTGCCGAAATCGACAGCGCCCAGGAGACCCCCGGCAATCTGTCCTCGGCTATCCGTGTGGCTGTGCTTGATTGGGCGCTCGCCTCGGCAAATGATCGCAAGAGCAGCAACGGCTGA
- a CDS encoding DUF4169 family protein, whose product MSGDVVNLRMARKHRDRATKEATAERNRFEHGRTKAERDLARAKNDKAARDHDASRREPDTPKR is encoded by the coding sequence ATGAGCGGTGATGTGGTCAATCTCAGGATGGCGCGCAAACACCGCGACCGCGCAACCAAGGAAGCCACAGCCGAACGCAACCGCTTCGAGCATGGCCGCACCAAGGCCGAGCGCGATCTGGCACGGGCCAAGAACGACAAGGCCGCACGCGACCATGACGCTTCGCGCCGCGAGCCTGACACCCCGAAACGCTGA